The sequence AGAAACCACGTCAGCCGTTTTCACCCAGAAATGCTAAaacctaccaccaccaccaccaccaaggaAATGAACCCAGATCAGCCAAGAATTGATGCGATGTTACAGTCAACTTTGCCGCCCAACTCTGAAAAGGTAAAGAGAATAACAAAAGCTGTGGCAGCTTTCATAGCGAAGGACCTGCGCCCTTACTCTGTTGTGGAAAACAGTGGGTTTCGCTACCTTTTGAAGACAATAGAGCCGCGTTACAAGATCCCGTCACGAAGTCACTTTACAGAAAACGTCATACCTGCACTCTACCACGAAACCAAAGCTAagataattgcatcaatgagCCAAGCAAGTCGAGTCGCAATAACGTGTgattcctggacttcagtcacgaCAGAGTCTTATGTTACAATAACAGCACATTACGTTAGTAAGGACTGGCAGATTTTGTCGCATGTACTGCAAACGAGAGCCATTTATGAGTCTCACACGGGTGCTCATCTGGCAGAGCTACTTTCTCATGTTGTGGAAGAATGGCAGCTGTCCGATAAATCTGTAGTGCTTGTGACCGACAACGCTTCAAACATGATAGTTGCAGCTCAAGTTGGAAAATTCCCCCATGTGAAATGCTTCGCCCATACACTGAATCTTGCATCCCAGCGAGCGTTGAAAGTGGCCACTCTCTCTAGGCTTCTTGGCAGAGTACGTCGGATATCCACATTCTTTCACCGCAGCACTAGAGCAAGCCACTGTCTAAAAGAGAAACAGAAATGTCTTGGCTTGAAGAATCATAAGCTGATAACTGATGTGGCAACAAGATGGAACAGTGCATACGACATGGTCGAGAGGTTCTTGAAACAACAACCTGCAGTCTGTGCCACCTTGCTATCTCCAGAAGTCAGAAGAGGAGAGTCCGATCTCTGCACTCTAAACGAAACAGATGTGTCAAATGCAGAGGACGCCGTGAGTGCATTAAAGCCAATGAAGGATGCAACCATGCTGATGTCAGAAGAGCGCAATCCAACAGTTTCTCTCATTGCCCCTATAAATGCACAACTTCTCCAGAGCATGACAGACACGATGGGAGACACACCCATGATCCATGAGATCAAGAATTCTATTAGAACAGATCTCCAGAAGAGGTACAGCAGTGAGGCCGAGAAGAAGATCCTTCATACAGCCTCTGCACTGGATCCTCGCTTTAAGGGACTGCCTTtcatcctcacagatgaagaaagATTGGAGATATTTAAAGGAGTCACTGAGGAAGCTGCATCCTTGGAGGTAATTAAATTAATTTGAAGAATTCCATCATGTTTCTTCTTGAAACGACAGTAGCACAAGCACTACCACGCTTCTGAATCTGATGCGGTGCGGGAACTGTACTGTCCGTTTCCTGTGCTTTTTCATCACCCCATCAGAATCAAAGGCATTGACATTTGTGTTTTTACTtattgttttttttccgtttctttTTTGTTCAAACACAGATTACATCAGATGAGAGTGAGAGGACACAAGAGGATCATCAAGTGCCTAGAAGAAAACAAACTCTGGAAGAAGAGGACAGTTCACCCATCGAAGACAACCATTCTCCACCATCTCCTCCCAAAAAGGCCAGATCGCTGCTCGTGAGTTTGCTGGGACAgtctttcactgacactgaaggtACAATAGAACCCAAAAAGACCCCCTATGCCAAGGCTGAAGAGGAAATGGAAAACTATTGTAAAGCCCCACCTCTGCCTCTCACTGAGGACCCTTTGAACTGGTGGCGTGAGCATGAGGTCATATTTCCCCTCCTTTCTCGGCTGTCAAAGCAATACTTGTGTATCCCAGGTACAAGCGTGTCTGCAGAGCGGGTTTTCTCCACTGCAGGAGATGTGGTAACTGCAAAAAGAAGCGCCCTCAAACCAGACCATGTAGATCAATTGGTGTTCTTACAGAAAA is a genomic window of Bufo bufo chromosome 1, aBufBuf1.1, whole genome shotgun sequence containing:
- the LOC120985708 gene encoding E3 SUMO-protein ligase ZBED1-like, whose translation is MLKPTTTTTTKEMNPDQPRIDAMLQSTLPPNSEKVKRITKAVAAFIAKDLRPYSVVENSGFRYLLKTIEPRYKIPSRSHFTENVIPALYHETKAKIIASMSQASRVAITCDSWTSVTTESYVTITAHYVSKDWQILSHVLQTRAIYESHTGAHLAELLSHVVEEWQLSDKSVVLVTDNASNMIVAAQVGKFPHVKCFAHTLNLASQRALKVATLSRLLGRVRRISTFFHRSTRASHCLKEKQKCLGLKNHKLITDVATRWNSAYDMVERFLKQQPAVCATLLSPEVRRGESDLCTLNETDVSNAEDAVSALKPMKDATMLMSEERNPTVSLIAPINAQLLQSMTDTMGDTPMIHEIKNSIRTDLQKRYSSEAEKKILHTASALDPRFKGLPFILTDEERLEIFKGVTEEAASLEITSDESERTQEDHQVPRRKQTLEEEDSSPIEDNHSPPSPPKKARSLLVSLLGQSFTDTEGTIEPKKTPYAKAEEEMENYCKAPPLPLTEDPLNWWREHEVIFPLLSRLSKQYLCIPGTSVSAERVFSTAGDVVTAKRSALKPDHVDQLVFLQKNLHVPKC